TCAAACACTCGACACTCTGCTTCCTGAAGTTGATCTTATTATCATTTGTTTGCGACCATTGGATATTCATCCAATGTTAAAACAATTTCAAACACAACTGTCAAACAAAATGATTCTTTCAATCACTAGTCCCATTACTGTAAACGACTTATCATCGCTTCTCCATACGAATGTAGCTCGTGTCGTTCCTAGTATTACAAATCAAACAAAAAGTGGCGTGACATTAGTAACGTTTCATCCTGCGTGCGACACAAATTGGAAACAAGCTATTTTCACACTCCTTCAATCCTTTTCTACACCTGTCATCGTTTCAGATGAGGTTATTCGCATTAGTTCTGATATTACTAGTTGTGGCCCCGCGTTTGTCAGTTCCTTGTTACGCACCTGGATGGAGGCTGCAAGTAAACATACTTCTCTTGACCCATTTTTAGCAGAACATTTTATGCGGGAAATGATGATTGGTTTTGGGAAACTAATGGAAAAGGAATACGATGATTTTCAAACATTAGAAAACACAGTCATCGTTAAAGGGGGAGTAACTGGGGTAGGAATACACGTTATCGAAAAACATGCACCTCCATTATTTGATGAACTTGTTTTGAAAACACAAGAAAAATTTGCTGATGATCGTCAAAAAATCATCGAACAATTTTCTTCCTAAAACAACAGTTCCACATACTTCGAGAAAATCCTTCAAAAAAAAGCGAACTTTTGTTAGTTCGCTTTTTTTGCCATAAAAATAATTCGTTCATGTTCACGTTGGACTGGATGTTCAAAATCACCCAACACTTCACAAACCTCAAATCCTACTTCACGTAGCATATTTTGATAGTCTTCAATTGGTAACGTTCGTTGTTGATGCCATTCATCAAAACGATCGTATGCTTTTATTTCTTCATCATACACGAAAAAAGTTAAATCATGTTCTACAGAATACGGTACTTCTCCTTTTTGACATTGCCATAAAAAAGAA
The genomic region above belongs to Massilibacterium senegalense and contains:
- the comER gene encoding late competence protein ComER — translated: MKIGIIGVGKMGNMLCRTLLTSKAVLPEDVHITQRSNQHSTILKQDYPTIHVHQTLDTLLPEVDLIIICLRPLDIHPMLKQFQTQLSNKMILSITSPITVNDLSSLLHTNVARVVPSITNQTKSGVTLVTFHPACDTNWKQAIFTLLQSFSTPVIVSDEVIRISSDITSCGPAFVSSLLRTWMEAASKHTSLDPFLAEHFMREMMIGFGKLMEKEYDDFQTLENTVIVKGGVTGVGIHVIEKHAPPLFDELVLKTQEKFADDRQKIIEQFSS